The genomic window GTGACATTATTAAGTTGTTAGGCATTACCCATAAAACTTATGTCAAACAATCCAGATAAACTATCTGCTTTGCAACAAGCCGGAATTACTGCTGAACGTGTGCCACTGGAAATAGAACTAACTACAACATCACCTGCGTTAGATTACTTAAAAACCAAAAAGAAAAAATGGGGCATTTATTGTCAGAAGTCTAAATAATATAGATAGCAAAAATGCTATCTATGGAGAAACTTTATGTTGCCAATCTACAAGGCAAGTTTGACAGATAGTTACAACAGACAAATAAAAGACTTACGTATTTCTATTACTGATCGTTGTAATTTTCGCTGTGTCTATTGTATGCCTGAAACCGGCGTTCAATGGAAAGATAAGTCAGAGATCCTTTCCTATGAGGAATTAATTTATTTAGCAAAAATCTTTGTTTCTTTAGGTGTTACTAAACTACGTGTAACAGGCGGTGAACCACTTCTTAGACGTGGTGTAGTTAAATTTATTAAGGAATTATCTAAAATTGACGGTTTAGAAGACTTAGCCTTAACAACAAATGCTTATTTTCTTCCTGAATTTGCAGAAAAATTAGCTGCTGCTGGACTAAAAAGAATTAGTATTAGTATTGATTCCTTAAAACCAAAAGCTTTTGAGTTACTTACAAAAGTTGACGCACTTGCACGAGTTTTAGCTGGAATTGAAGCAGCGCAACAATGGCATTTAACACCAATTAAAGTTAATATGGTAGTAATGCGCCATATTAATGAAAATGAAATTGTTGATTTTGCTCGTTTTGCTAGAGAAAAAAACTTAATAGCTCGATATATTGAATATATGCCTTTAGATGGGCCAGGGGAGTGGAACAAAGATTTAGTAGTTTCTGGTCAAGAAATTTTTGACAAAATTAATGTTGTTTATCCATTAAAACCATTAATTGCTAATCATAAAAGTGAAACTGCTCAGCGTTTTGGCTTTGCTGATGGCGTAGGCGGAGAAATAGGAATTATTGCACCAGTTACACAACCTTTTTGTGGTGCTTGTAGCCGGATACGCCTTACAGCAGATGGACAAATCCGAACTTGCTTATTTTCACTAACTGAACATAACTTACGCGATTTGCTAAGAAATGGTGTAAGTGAACAACAAATAAAAAATTTTATAATTAGTGCTGTACTAAAAAAAGAAGTTGGACATAAAATTAATGATCCAGATTTTATTGCCCCAGAAAGAACAATGTCTTGTATTGGTGGCTAGCGTTTACAAGATAAAAAGGTAAAAATTTATTATGGCAAAGTGGTTTGGTAAAAAAGATCAAAAGTTAAATCTTAA from Blastocatellia bacterium includes these protein-coding regions:
- the moaA gene encoding GTP 3',8-cyclase MoaA produces the protein MLPIYKASLTDSYNRQIKDLRISITDRCNFRCVYCMPETGVQWKDKSEILSYEELIYLAKIFVSLGVTKLRVTGGEPLLRRGVVKFIKELSKIDGLEDLALTTNAYFLPEFAEKLAAAGLKRISISIDSLKPKAFELLTKVDALARVLAGIEAAQQWHLTPIKVNMVVMRHINENEIVDFARFAREKNLIARYIEYMPLDGPGEWNKDLVVSGQEIFDKINVVYPLKPLIANHKSETAQRFGFADGVGGEIGIIAPVTQPFCGACSRIRLTADGQIRTCLFSLTEHNLRDLLRNGVSEQQIKNFIISAVLKKEVGHKINDPDFIAPERTMSCIGG